The stretch of DNA AATGCCTGTTCTGCAGAATCGTCACCGGCGAAATTCCCGCCGAAAAGCTCCATGAAGACGAGCACACCATCGCCTTTCGGGACATCAACCCGCAGGCGCCCACGCACTTCCTTGTGATTCCCAAGAAACACATCGAGACGCTGCTCGACGTCACGCCCGAGGACCACGAGCTCATGGGACGCCTCGTCCACACCGCCAACACCGTTGCGAAGGCCCAGGGCGTCGACAAGGCCGGCTTTCGCGCCGTGGTCAACTGCCGCGAACAGGGCGGCCAGACCGTCTACCACCTCCACCTGCACGTGCTGGGCGGACGGTTCATGAAGTGGCCCCCCGGGTGAGCGCACCGACCCAAAGCGAACACCCACTGCAGCAGAGCGCCCCCTTCGACTTCCAGGCGAAGTCCTTTGCCCTGTTGCTGGTGGCGAACTTTGCCTTTTTCCTGAGCTTCTCGCTCTATTTCCTCATCCCGCTCTACATCAAGAAACTCGGCGGTAGTGAGTCCGACATCGGCCAGATCATGTTTGCCGGCGGCGTAGCGACCCTGATTTCAATTCCGCAGGTCGGCAGCCTGATTGACCGCTACGGGCGCAAGCGTTTTCTCATTCTCGGCGCGCTGGCCATGGTCGTCGGTAACAGTGGCTACCTGCTCGTCGATCGCGTGGGCCCGATGATCTACGCGGTGCGCGTGCTGCAGGGCGCGTCTTTTGCTTTTGCTTTCACCACGGCAGGCACCATGGCGGCCGACTTCCTCGATCCGGCCCGCCGGAGCTGGGGCCTGGGGCTCTTCGGAGTCGCGACGCTGATTACCCACGCCATCGGCCCCTCGGCCGCCGAGTGGATCGTCGATGGCTGGGGCTTTGTCCCTCTGTTTCTGACCGGCACGGCGCTGGCCCTGTTTTCTACGATCATTGCCACGCAGCTTCCCGAGCCGGCGCAGGCGCCGGTACATCCCGAGCACCATGGCGCGCCGCCGCCGAGCTACTTCACCGTCATGCGCCGCTACAACCTGACCTTTGCGACCATTCTCAATTTCACCTGCGGCGCGGGTTTCGGCTCCATCATCATGTTCCTGCCGACCTACGTGGACATTCTCCACCTGCCGAAGGTCTCTCCGTTTTTCGTGAGCTACTCGCTGGTCGCGGTATTTTTGCGTCTTACCGCGGGCAGCCTGCCCGACCGCTACGGCAAGCAGCGCTTTATCATTCCCTGCGCCATCGGTTACGTGCTCTGCGTTGCGGCAACGTCCTATCTCGATTCGACGTTCTACCTCACCATGCTCGGCGGAGCCCTCGGCGTCGCGCACGGCATGCTCTACCCGGTACTCAATGCCCTCGTCGTCGACCGGGTCGAGGGAACGGGCGCACTGGGCAAGGGCATGGGCCTGTACGTGGGCAGCTTCAACGCAGGCGTGACAATGACCAGTCTCTCGTCCGGCTACCTTGCCGAGAGTTTTGGCTACCCGGCGATGTTCAGGACATCAGCCCTTGTCACCGCAGTGGGCGCGGCGCTCTATATCTGGAACGAAGTGCGCGTGCAGCGCAGCGCCCGCATGACGGCGGCCGCGTGAGTTGGAAAACATGGACCTGATCGAAGCCACCTGCATCACCCCCGGAGGGCGCGAGGAAGAAGAAGCGCTCACCTACGAGGAGCTCTTTGAGCTGCTTGTCGAGTGTTCGCCCAATCTCGAGCACCTCGAGCGCGCACTCGCGGGCGGGGACCTGCCCGTGCATGAGATGCGCTATGTCTGGACGCCCAGCACCGAGTTTGCCGAGTGGGTCGCACCGAAGATCGCGGCCCTTCCTGGCCCCGAGCCGGCGCGTCCCTTCGATCCGGCGTTGTGCGAGGCCGTCTCATTCCCCTACTCCATCGACGAGAGCGCCGAGGGACTGGGTCACTTCGCCGCCAACCAGGGGGTCTCTTTCCACCGGAGCGATCTCGAAGAGTCCCACATCTCCGTGCGCGGCATCGGGCGCGGGAAGCTTGAGCCCTCGCTCTGGCAACACCTGCTCAGCCTGCCCGGCGGGATCGGCACCAGTTACGCGGGATTTCACCTGGGAAATATGCTCGACCAGTACCGCGAACGCCTGGCACTGGCCCGCGTCGTTGCCCTGGTCAACGAACTTCAGAAGAGTCACTACCGCCCGGCCAAGGAGATGCTCGAATACCTGCTCTATTGCAGGCCCGATCAGATCGATCTCTACTTCAGTTGCAAACGCGAGGCATAAAAAAACTCCCGCCACCTTGCGGGAGTTTTTCGTTGAAGCATCTACCGGCTACTCGGCCGGTGTGTCGGCCTCTTCCATGGCCGGAACCGGATCTGGCTCGGGCACCGGGTCGGGCAACGCCTCGATGCGCTGGCGCGCCAGATCGAACTTCGGCGCCACTTCCAGGGCGGCCTCATACTGGGCACGTGCCTTTTCAAAACGCTCGGTCAACCGATACGTCTCACCAAGGTAGTAGTGCACCAGCGCCACGTTGCGCAGGCCAATCTCCTCGTAGTAATTGTCGAAGATCCGGATATAGAGTTTCTCCGCCTCTTCGTAGTTCTTTTCCTTGAAGAGATTCTTCGCTGCTTCGAGAAGTTCCTCGGGCGTGCGCGTGTCCGGGACCTTTTCTTTGCCGAGCGTGGTCTGGGCTGCCAGCGAGCGCGCCGGCTCGCCCCCCGCCTCGCCTTCGGTCGATCCGCTCAGTCCGGGCAGAACGATCTCGTCGAGCAACTTGCGCGCCTCGGCATGATCATCGGCACGGCTCAGCACGTCCTCGAGCAGCCCCTTGGCCTCTTCGAGCTTGCCGGCATCGATGTAGACCCGTGCAAGCTGAATGGTAATCGGCGAGAATCGCCCGCGAATCTCGATCGCCTTCTTCAGGTCTTCTTCACCCGGCGGATTCGCCAGTGCCCGGATGTAGTAGGCAAAGAAATCATCACCGTTCAGTTCAAGGGCGCTTTCGGCCGATGCCGCGGCAGCCTCGAGGTCGCCCTCGCCAAGCTGACCCAGCGCCACCGCATCGATGGCAATGGGGTCGTCGGGCGAGGCACCTGCAATGGATTCAGCCTTGATTCGCAGCTCTTCGAAGTCGCCTTCGACCGCCTTGCGGAAGGTTGCCAGCGTCACAATAAGCCCCTGCAGCGCGCGCAGGGGAACCGCCTCGGCCGGCACAGCATCGATGATATTCTCCATATCCGTGATCGCTGCGGCGTAGCCCTCGGGCGTATCCTGTGAGAGACGCGCGAAGATGTTGCGCAGGTCATTGCGATTGGCATCGGGAAGCCGCGCATCGAGAAGCCGGACCGGATCCTGCGCGGTCTTTGCAACCTTCTGGGCTTTCTTGCGGCCCGAATCACCTGCCAGCTTTTCCAGCGTCGGTCGAATGGACTCAGGCATCTTGGCGATCATGTCGGGATTCCTGACAACGCCAAAGTAGAACCCGGCGCCGCCGACGAGCAGGAGCACGACAAGCGCGATCGCAATTTTTGCGCCCATTCCCATGCCGGTATCCAGGTCGAAGTCGTCGTCAGGCAGTTCAAAGCCGATTGGCTCGGCCGCTCCCTTGCGAGCGCCGGCCGGGGCTCCCGGCGGCGGGGGCGGAGCCGGAGCCGCTGCCGCAGCGGCGGTACGCTCGGCATGGGCGGCATGAGCCTTGGCCACGGCTTCGGGCTCGGGCGGCCCCTCGTAGGGGACCTTGAGCATCTCGGCGATAATCTGGAAATTACCCGGCGGGATCCAGTCCCCGCCGTTCAACGAATACAGATCCTGCGCGCCCACGCGCTCGGCCTTGATCCAGGACTCGATCGTTCCAATGTCAGCCGGGCCGTAAACCAGCCCCAACCCGCTCTTCTTCACGCGCCAGTCGCCCTCGCCGGTAAAGCCGCCGGCATCGGGTTCGCCGCCTGCCGCCGGAGCGGGCGGAGGCGGCGGGGCTGCGGGAGCAGGTGGCGGCGGCGGAGCCGCCGGCTTGGGCGCAGCCGGCTGAGGTGCAGCGGGCTGCGGCGTACCGGCCATGGGTTTGTCAAAGAAATCGCCCACATCGGTCGGCACCCCAACGGGCGCGTGTTCGGCGGCCTCGACTTCTTCCTCGGCCGCGCTGTGGACGTGATCGGGCATACCGGCGTCCAGCGCGATGGGTTCGTCCTCACTACCCATGCGAGAGGCCGTCCGCGAGGTAATCGCCGCCGGATTGCTGGGCGCCGCGGCCGGAGCAGGCGCGGGTTCGGGCGCCTTCTTGCGCACCACGAATACGTGGGAGCACGAAGGACAGCGCACCTTGATGCCTGCGTCGGCGATTTTTGTCGGATCCAAGTTGTACTGCGCGCCGCAGCTAGGACACTTAACCTTCATCGAACGTCCCTGTTCCTTTGCCCTGATTCATTAACGCAGCCGACGGGCTTCACCGACACCGCTGGCTGATGAGATCCTGTACTTCCTGTTTACGATATTCGTTGAGCCCCTTGCATGCGTCGGCGCCCTTCCACGCAACGCAGGCCTTGCGCGAGTCGCCCGCGTAATCAAAGGCGTTGCCCAGTTCCATGCGCGCTTCGCACAGGGTCGGGTCCGATTTCACCGCACGGGTGCACTTGGCCGCTGCCTGCGCATACTCACGACGGTCCATGTAGATCTGGCAAATGCGGAAGTTGGCCTCGGCATGGTTGAGGTCGATGCGAATGATGTCGTTGAAGGTCTCGAGCGCCTTCTTGGCATTGCCGGCTTCCTTGTAGATCAGCCCCAGTTCCAGATTGGCCGGAATGTAGCGCGGGTTGATTTCCAGGACCTTTTCAAACTCCTGCTTGGCACGCGGGGTGTTGCCCGCCTCACGGAGCACCTGCCCCAGGGCGAAGTGCGGATCGAGATAGTCGTCCTTGAGCGCAATCGCCTTTTCAAACTGGTTCTGCGCCTCACCAAGCTTGTTCGTGCGGCGCAACGCGACACCGTACCAGTAGTGGTATTCCGGATTGCGTCCGCCCGCACTCGGGTCCTCGCCGTCATAGAAGACCGCGCGGCTGAGTTCGGTCTCCGCCGCTTCATTCTCGTTCTTGTCCAGATAGTTGCGCCCGAACCAGTAGCGGCCCGCCGCGAAGGCGGCGCGGATCTCGCGAAGTTGCTTGAAGTGCTCCTCGGCACCCTTGTAGTCGCGGACGCCGCGCTTGGCACGGGCCAGGTCGAGCAGAATGTTCACGCTGCGCGGATTGGATTCCAGTGCCTGCGAGAGATACTGGATCGCCTTCTTGTAGTCCTTCTGCTGGAAATAGAGCTGACCGAGCTGCACCTTGGCGTCGATGCTCTCGGGCGCCAGTTCCACCGAGCGCTGGGTATACCGGGTGGCTTCCTTGAGTTCGCCGAGTTCGGCGTAGATCTCACCCACGGTCAGGTAGATCGAGAAGTTGTTCTCATCGAGCTTGATCGCGCGCAGGAAATTATTGATCGCCTCGGACTTGTTACCCTGCGCGGCCATCATGCGGCCGGTCTCGGCATAGGCCAGCGCATTCTCCGGATCGCGGGCAATGACGGTATCGAATTCCTTCTGGGCGTCCGAATACTGCTCTTTCTTGGCCAGCACCTTGCCCATCTCCAGATGCGCATCGACGCTGCTGGGATCGAGCTCAAGCGCTTTCCGAATGGCCGACTCGGCCTCTTCGAGATCGCCCAGGTAGAGTTTGGTCATACCGTAACGCAGGTGCCCGAGCATGTAGCCCGGGTCGGCCTGGCGGGCCTTCTTATATTCGATGAGCGCCTCGGCGAAGAACTCGGTCTTGTAGAGGGTATCGCCGCGCACCACTGCCACGTCGGCCCGGCCGCTTTGCGCGGACTCGGCTTCCTTGAGCCGATCCATCGCGTCGTTGGTGCGTCCCTCGCCCAGGGCGACGCGCGCTTCAAGCACCTTGAACATGGCCTTGAGGGCCGGGACTTTCGCCAGTGTCTCCGATTCACCGATCTTGGCAAGAGCTTCGTTGGCTTCCTGTGCGCGACCGAGCTGCAGCAGCAGCTGCGCCTTTCGCATGCGCGGGAGCACGTTGCCCGGACGCGAATCGATGGCCTTCTGATAGACCTGCAATGCGGCGTCGTATTGTTCCTTGCGTTCGAAGAATTCGCCGATGCTCAGCAGCGCGGCCTGGTCTTCAGGCTCGGCGCTACGCGCGG from Chrysiogenia bacterium encodes:
- a CDS encoding MFS transporter, which translates into the protein MSAPTQSEHPLQQSAPFDFQAKSFALLLVANFAFFLSFSLYFLIPLYIKKLGGSESDIGQIMFAGGVATLISIPQVGSLIDRYGRKRFLILGALAMVVGNSGYLLVDRVGPMIYAVRVLQGASFAFAFTTAGTMAADFLDPARRSWGLGLFGVATLITHAIGPSAAEWIVDGWGFVPLFLTGTALALFSTIIATQLPEPAQAPVHPEHHGAPPPSYFTVMRRYNLTFATILNFTCGAGFGSIIMFLPTYVDILHLPKVSPFFVSYSLVAVFLRLTAGSLPDRYGKQRFIIPCAIGYVLCVAATSYLDSTFYLTMLGGALGVAHGMLYPVLNALVVDRVEGTGALGKGMGLYVGSFNAGVTMTSLSSGYLAESFGYPAMFRTSALVTAVGAALYIWNEVRVQRSARMTAAA
- a CDS encoding histidine triad nucleotide-binding protein — its product is MSECLFCRIVTGEIPAEKLHEDEHTIAFRDINPQAPTHFLVIPKKHIETLLDVTPEDHELMGRLVHTANTVAKAQGVDKAGFRAVVNCREQGGQTVYHLHLHVLGGRFMKWPPG
- a CDS encoding zinc-ribbon domain-containing protein; translated protein: MKVKCPSCGAQYNLDPTKIADAGIKVRCPSCSHVFVVRKKAPEPAPAPAAAPSNPAAITSRTASRMGSEDEPIALDAGMPDHVHSAAEEEVEAAEHAPVGVPTDVGDFFDKPMAGTPQPAAPQPAAPKPAAPPPPPAPAAPPPPPAPAAGGEPDAGGFTGEGDWRVKKSGLGLVYGPADIGTIESWIKAERVGAQDLYSLNGGDWIPPGNFQIIAEMLKVPYEGPPEPEAVAKAHAAHAERTAAAAAAPAPPPPPGAPAGARKGAAEPIGFELPDDDFDLDTGMGMGAKIAIALVVLLLVGGAGFYFGVVRNPDMIAKMPESIRPTLEKLAGDSGRKKAQKVAKTAQDPVRLLDARLPDANRNDLRNIFARLSQDTPEGYAAAITDMENIIDAVPAEAVPLRALQGLIVTLATFRKAVEGDFEELRIKAESIAGASPDDPIAIDAVALGQLGEGDLEAAAASAESALELNGDDFFAYYIRALANPPGEEDLKKAIEIRGRFSPITIQLARVYIDAGKLEEAKGLLEDVLSRADDHAEARKLLDEIVLPGLSGSTEGEAGGEPARSLAAQTTLGKEKVPDTRTPEELLEAAKNLFKEKNYEEAEKLYIRIFDNYYEEIGLRNVALVHYYLGETYRLTERFEKARAQYEAALEVAPKFDLARQRIEALPDPVPEPDPVPAMEEADTPAE
- a CDS encoding zinc-ribbon domain-containing protein; translated protein: MKIECQSCQAKYQLDDAKVEGKTKKFGVKCQKCGAVIVVDPTAAQGLGADAGASAPPPPPETMDQGAPDFGSPPDAGGEPAGGDPFSAMDAPDAGGGGGDPFDFGDVDLNAPPPPPSADADIPDFGDAPAAPPPPPPAAEPPAGGGEDPFDFGEPAAAPPPPPPPAGDAGGDDPFAFGDVDLSGSAPPPPPPPAPDAGGGDEFDLGGGDAGGDFAGASSGDGDFDFGSEGDSGSGLDTGGDDLDDLDRMDAQIEAQAGGGADDGFFGMDTGSNSSFRLKNARGQVAGPFTIEAVREFATNGKFTGQEEISRNDGPWVSTSVITALSDPGSVNLDQILADASVAAVPGMDGSITFTDDEFGGGKVAGGGGSKSKLLVIVAVVLVVLAVGAGGGWYWWTSIREIPLTELTDAKITELVKSNRSGTGERATLSEQELQKGMAVLDRYSVSEFPAAETAFLTAIQKNPANHRALAGLAWLQAEWALLLGEPQRVTRAVALSDLVRATNPNLVEGNIASSHAYRAKGDAAKAVEFAKAAVAAAENNVEARVALAQAIMMDRVDYDAAVGELKAARSAEPEDQAALLSIGEFFERKEQYDAALQVYQKAIDSRPGNVLPRMRKAQLLLQLGRAQEANEALAKIGESETLAKVPALKAMFKVLEARVALGEGRTNDAMDRLKEAESAQSGRADVAVVRGDTLYKTEFFAEALIEYKKARQADPGYMLGHLRYGMTKLYLGDLEEAESAIRKALELDPSSVDAHLEMGKVLAKKEQYSDAQKEFDTVIARDPENALAYAETGRMMAAQGNKSEAINNFLRAIKLDENNFSIYLTVGEIYAELGELKEATRYTQRSVELAPESIDAKVQLGQLYFQQKDYKKAIQYLSQALESNPRSVNILLDLARAKRGVRDYKGAEEHFKQLREIRAAFAAGRYWFGRNYLDKNENEAAETELSRAVFYDGEDPSAGGRNPEYHYWYGVALRRTNKLGEAQNQFEKAIALKDDYLDPHFALGQVLREAGNTPRAKQEFEKVLEINPRYIPANLELGLIYKEAGNAKKALETFNDIIRIDLNHAEANFRICQIYMDRREYAQAAAKCTRAVKSDPTLCEARMELGNAFDYAGDSRKACVAWKGADACKGLNEYRKQEVQDLISQRCR